CAAATTCTGCCACTCTGCTTTTAGTGCTGCATCTTGAGGATTTTTCTGACGTAGTTGCGCGAGTATGGCCAGTGCTTCGTACCATATCCCGTTTTGGGCATAAATAGCATAACGCTTTAAAAGTTCTGTTGTTTCTAGCTCTTTGACTGCGGCTGGATTCAGTGCGACTCTTTTTATTACCCCTTCGACGTAAATCGGGGGAAAATTCTTATCTCGATCGCAGTAAATGGTGAAAAACCACCGATATTGTTTGTCTAGTGCCAAGCCAGGAGAAGTAGTAGGTAGAGACACGCTGATGACTCCTGGTTTCTCTGGTAGAGCGATCGCTTTTTTGTAAATCTCGTTAGAATCCAGATCTTGCAGCACAAATTCAACTGGATAAGGAAAATCTTTGGTATATGGCACATAGAAAAACCAACTTGGGTGTTCTAGCGTTGTCTTTCCCCAGACATTGATTGTTGAGTTAGCTTCCTCAGTAGAGGCCACTAAAGCAGTCAGGTTTAGTTTAGTAAATTCACATTTAGTCTTTCCGCGCTTCGCTCCACCCCGGACGCGACCTCCAGGAGGGGGGCCGGGTGGGATTGCGGGTTGATTAAAGGTTATGACTTTATTATGGGTTGTTTTAGCATCAGAGCGTAGGCGTAGCCTGGCGTAGGCATCGCTAAGTGAAGAACCAAGAGTTGGTTCCGCTATTGCTGGAGTCAGACTAGCAAGTAAATTGGTACAGCTAAAAATGGCTACTAAAAACAGTTTGAGCGGTTGTGA
This Nostoc sp. KVJ3 DNA region includes the following protein-coding sequences:
- a CDS encoding DUF928 domain-containing protein — its product is MKSNSQPLKLFLVAIFSCTNLLASLTPAIAEPTLGSSLSDAYARLRLRSDAKTTHNKVITFNQPAIPPGPPPGGRVRGGAKRGKTKCEFTKLNLTALVASTEEANSTINVWGKTTLEHPSWFFYVPYTKDFPYPVEFVLQDLDSNEIYKKAIALPEKPGVISVSLPTTSPGLALDKQYRWFFTIYCDRDKNFPPIYVEGVIKRVALNPAAVKELETTELLKRYAIYAQNGIWYEALAILAQLRQKNPQDAALKAEWQNLLGSVHLDDIAAEPIISE